A window of the Desertifilum tharense IPPAS B-1220 genome harbors these coding sequences:
- a CDS encoding HNH endonuclease has product MSAYIPVELQRQICTHFRDCCAYCRTAEALTVVIFEFEHIVPRSAGGETIFENICLSCPTCNRYKATLQTALDPTTQRTVPLFHPHRQVWEEHFTWSEDGTELVGLTPIGRATIAALKMNRPQLIRVRRMWVKVGEHPPK; this is encoded by the coding sequence GTGAGCGCATATATTCCTGTTGAGTTACAGCGACAAATTTGTACCCATTTTAGGGATTGCTGCGCCTACTGTCGCACGGCTGAAGCTCTGACGGTTGTAATTTTTGAATTTGAACACATTGTCCCCCGTTCGGCTGGTGGAGAGACAATTTTTGAGAATATCTGCCTTTCCTGTCCTACCTGTAATCGCTACAAAGCCACTCTCCAGACAGCATTAGACCCTACTACTCAGCGGACGGTTCCTTTGTTTCATCCTCATCGTCAAGTGTGGGAGGAGCATTTTACGTGGAGTGAGGATGGGACAGAGTTAGTAGGGTTGACACCGATTGGTCGAGCAACAATTGCTGCATTGAAGATGAATCGTCCCCAGTTGATTCGCGTGCGTCGGATGTGGGTCAAGGTAGGGGAACATCCACCCAAATAA